Proteins encoded together in one Salvelinus fontinalis isolate EN_2023a chromosome 6, ASM2944872v1, whole genome shotgun sequence window:
- the LOC129857684 gene encoding autophagy protein 5-like isoform X1, translating to MADDKDVLRDVWFGRIPTCFTLYQDEITEREAEPFYLLLPRVSYLTLVTDKVKKHFLKVMKAEDVEEMWFDFEGTPLKWHYPIGLLFDLHASNTALPWSITVHFKNFPERDLLHCPSNSVIEAHFMSSIKEADALKHKSQVINDMQKKDHKQLWMGLQNDKFDQFWAMNRKLMEYPTEEGGFRYIPFRIYLTMSDRPFIQKLFRPITPDGYTHTLGDLLKEVYPVAISNDDESKRYQVVIHGIEPLLETPLQWLSEHLSHPDNFLHISVIPAPSD from the exons ATGGCAGATGACAAGGACGTGCTGCGAGATGTTTGGTTTGGTCGGATTCCGACCTGCTTCACACTTTACCAGGATGAGATCACCGAGAGAGAGGCCGAACCCTTCTAT ctcctcctgCCAAGGGTGAGCTACCTGACTCTGGTCACAGACAAGGTGAAAAAGCACTTCCTGAAGGTCATGAAGGCCGAAGACGTAGAGGAGATGTGGTTTGATTTCGAAGGAACGCCACTCAAATG GCACTATCCAATCGGATTGCTGTTTGACCTGCATGCCTCCAACACTGCCCTGCCGTGGAGCATCACTGTGCACTTTAAG AATTTCCCAGAGCGTGACCTGCTCCACTGCCCCTCTAACTCTGTGATCGAGGCCCACTTCATGTCCAGCATCAAGGAGGCGGATGCCCTCAAACACAAGAGCCAGGTCATCAACGACATGCAGAAGAAAGACCACAAGCAGCTGTGGATGGGTCTGCAGAACG ATAAGTTTGACCAGTTCTGGGCAATGAACCGCAAGCTGATGGAATACCCCACAGAGGAGGGAGGCTTCCGCTACATCCCCTTCAGGATATACCTG ACGATGAGTGACAGGCCGTTCATCCAGAAGTTGTTTCGCCCCATCACGCCCGACggctacacacacacgctggggGATCTGCTGAAGGAGGTGTACCCCGTGGCCATATCCAACGACG ACGAGTCCAAGCGCTACCAGGTGGTGATCCATGGGATTGAGCCCCTGCTGGAGACCCCATTGCAGTGGCTGAGCGAGCACCTCAGTCACCCTGATAACTTCCTCCACATCAGCGTCATACCCGCGCCTAGCGACTGA
- the LOC129857684 gene encoding autophagy protein 5-like isoform X2 translates to MADDKDVLRDVWFGRIPTCFTLYQDEITEREAEPFYLLLPRVSYLTLVTDKVKKHFLKVMKAEDVEEMWFDFEGTPLKWHYPIGLLFDLHASNTALPWSITVHFKNFPERDLLHCPSNSVIEAHFMSSIKEADALKHKSQVINDMQKKDHKQLWMGLQNDKFDQFWAMNRKLMEYPTEEGGFRYIPFRIYLTMSDRPFIQKLFRPITPDGYTHTLGDLLKEVYPVAISNDGSSPLRRWQTTGVLLQKRR, encoded by the exons ATGGCAGATGACAAGGACGTGCTGCGAGATGTTTGGTTTGGTCGGATTCCGACCTGCTTCACACTTTACCAGGATGAGATCACCGAGAGAGAGGCCGAACCCTTCTAT ctcctcctgCCAAGGGTGAGCTACCTGACTCTGGTCACAGACAAGGTGAAAAAGCACTTCCTGAAGGTCATGAAGGCCGAAGACGTAGAGGAGATGTGGTTTGATTTCGAAGGAACGCCACTCAAATG GCACTATCCAATCGGATTGCTGTTTGACCTGCATGCCTCCAACACTGCCCTGCCGTGGAGCATCACTGTGCACTTTAAG AATTTCCCAGAGCGTGACCTGCTCCACTGCCCCTCTAACTCTGTGATCGAGGCCCACTTCATGTCCAGCATCAAGGAGGCGGATGCCCTCAAACACAAGAGCCAGGTCATCAACGACATGCAGAAGAAAGACCACAAGCAGCTGTGGATGGGTCTGCAGAACG ATAAGTTTGACCAGTTCTGGGCAATGAACCGCAAGCTGATGGAATACCCCACAGAGGAGGGAGGCTTCCGCTACATCCCCTTCAGGATATACCTG ACGATGAGTGACAGGCCGTTCATCCAGAAGTTGTTTCGCCCCATCACGCCCGACggctacacacacacgctggggGATCTGCTGAAGGAGGTGTACCCCGTGGCCATATCCAACGACG GGTCAAGCCCTCTCCGGAGATGGCAGACGACAGGGGTTCTACTCCAGAAAAGGAGGTGA